One Bacteroidota bacterium genomic window, TTCTCACTGATTTTTGGTTGATACAATTTTTGGATCAATAAAAAATAAAGAAACTGTAAACTATCCTCCGGAATATCAGCACAGCAGAAAGCCCTGGAGTTAGCTGGCATTTTATTGCAATCCTCATTAAACCATGAAATCTAAAATATTCTTTCCTCTTTTTATTATTGGCTTTATTCTACCCGCCTGTATCCCTAAAGTTTATAAATCCGACTTTGTGACGAAGCCTGGCAAAATAGATAAACAGTTTTCATTGAAGCTTTCTGGCGCATACTACAACATTGAGAAGAATACTAATACTCTGGATGTATATTTTCTCTATGACAATTTGCTACAAAGAAGTATGATATTTGACACAAATCATTATGACAAAAATAATATTCAACAAAGTATAAATAATGCCGTGAGGGAATTTCAACATTCAAATAAAAAGGAACTTGAATATTTTGAAGATGGGGGATTTGAAATTAATAACACTGAAATAAAAATTCAAGGAATCAGGTATATTCCCCAATTCGCATGGGGGATTGTTACAAACAAAGGGAAAATCATAAACGATACTACAATACTCATTACCGAGTTTACACATCACTACCGTAAGATTCATAAGACAGATAGCCTATACTATCATTTTATTCCCACCGATAAACCTGATTCATTGAAAGGGAATAGATGGAAAAACAAAAGTTGGTATTGGGAATACTAACTAAAGCACATGCAGGCAACATGGGGTTTTCTCCTATGCTGTCTGAAGAATATATCATCAACTCCATTAACTTTACGAATTAACCAATCTAGATTATAACCTTGAATAAAACATCACAAAATATTGAAGAGCTCCCACTATGGGCAAAAGCCGGTGAGATGGGACAGTTAGTTGTAAATCATGACTGGTCTAAAACGTCAATTGGCAATGTTGAAGATTGGCCCTTAAGTCTTCGGATAACATTATACAATGTTTTACATTCAGGTTTCCCAATGTTTCTCTTTTGGGGCGAAGAATTTCTTTGTTTCTATAACGATGCTTTTCGGCCCAGTCTCGGAGGAGAAGGAAAGCATCCTGCAATCGGGAAAAAAGCAATTACTGTGTGGGGTGAGATCTGGCATATAGTCGGCCCTTTATTACAAAAGGTTTTAGTAACAGGCGAAGCTGTAGTGATGGAAGATGCATTAATCCCCTATTATCGAAATGGAAAAGTAGAAGACATATACTGGACTTTCACGTACAGCCCGGCTTTGGGCGAAGAGGATAAAATTTGCGGTGTTCTTGTTACCTGTATAGAAACCACAAAATATGTTTTAGAGAAAAAACAATCATTATAAAAATTCAAACTGTTATTGTTTTTTTCGTTCTTCCTTCTTTTCTTTTTTTGCTTCTTTCCTGGCTTCTTTTTTTTCTTCACGAAAAGCTTTCTTGTTTTCTTTTGACATTTTCATCGTTTCTTTCAGCCCCGCCATAATTGATTTAATGGTAAAGTTGATAAATGATTTATTCATATTTCGCTCGGCATTGAACTGAACGACACGTGGTGGCAGAGTTGCCTTAGCTGGATTGGCAGAAGGCAAAAATGTATTTGCACTGAATGTAAGAAGAGAATTCTTCCACTTTGCCTTATCAGGGAGTTCCATTGAAATATTCAGATCATGAAATAAAAATTTCATTGTACCCGTTGAGCTGGTACGATTACCAGTACCCGAAAATGTTATTCCATCCACCGTTCCTTTATTGACAGTTGCTGGTGTGTATCCCTGAATCAATTTATTTAAACCGGGTAGATCAAATTTTCCAATGCTTCCATTGAAAGTGAATTGGGGTTGTTGGTAACTAAAGCCAAAATTGATATTCAACGAAGCCTTATTCTCGATATAAGTATCAATGTTCAGCATCAGCATCTCAGAAGATGATAGGTTGGTGATATTTTTTACAGTTGCCGCTCCCCTGTTTAAGTTAGTGGTTATATAAGTTCCATCGGGGTTACGTTCCTTGTTAACAAGATTAATATTCGTTGCTTTTATTTTTTTTATTAACAGCGGTGATCCGATATCTTTTACAGACTGTCCAAGATATTGAGGAAAATTATTCGGGTCAACAGGTTTTGTTTTATCACTGTAAACAGTTGCCGATATCTTGTCAAGAATAATTTCATCAATGAATATTTTGCCGGTATACACCAGCGTATCGAAGTTTACTCCCAGCAGGTTTAGTGTACCGACTGTACCTGTAAACTGTGTGTTTTGATATTTGAAGTCAGCCTGGATCGTTGCCTGGCTCACATTCGATCTATAGATAACATCATTCAGCTTTATTGATTTATCCTTGTATGAAAGATCGAATGATTGTAATGCAAAATGACGGAGACTGTCTGCCGTTTGAATATCAAGCTTTTTTAGACCCGTATTAAAATCAGTGAAACGATAGGTCAGGGTATCGAGAGTTTGCTCAACGTGCAGCGAATCAATGTTAATTTTAAAATCCTTAAAATTGACATTCCTTAAAGCCTCCTTTTTCAAACTCCCCGTAAATTCCCCGATCAAGAGATTAAAATGCAGGTAAGATATCAGATCCCTTCCCGGTTGCTGATCGATCAGAATGTCTCTTAATGAAATATTGAATTCCTTGACCCTGAAGTCCTGTCCTTTGATCGTGTCTGTAGCATGGATGGAAGCATCAACCATATCAAACTCTTTAAGAAAATAAGACTCAATAGAATGCTTAGTATTGTTTTCCGTTGAACCGGCAACTGTATCTTTAAATGGAAAAAAAACAGTCCTTTTACCGGCAATCGTTGATTCAACCTCCGGTTCTATTATTATAATTTTTTCAAGTTTTAATTTCTTCGATTTTAATAAGGTTAGGATCTGAACATTTTTCAGTTCCATTTTTTTGGTTGTCAGCCGGAATGAACTGTTGATATAAGGATAATTAACTAAAGGCTTTTTCCTTGGCTGCAATTCCACATTATATACTTCAACATCCCCTTTCAAAAGATTGACGCTTAATTTTTCAAATTTTAATTCATAAACATCTGAAACAATGTTTTCATTGAAACTTTTGATCAATGCATCTGTAAGACGCCGGTTAAGAGTATAGTATAAAAAAATAGAGCCTGCAATTATAAGAACAAGAAAAATTCCAGCTACCCGGAGTATCTTTTTTTTTAATGGAAGTTTTCTTTTCATAAGGATTGTTCCTGTAAGTTCGACCTTTTCAGGGAGGGGATATCATATATTAATCCTCTGCCTGCCGTTAGTATCTTAAAATAATATGCCAATTGCGAATCCCTCACAATTGCGTTGTTTAATCTCCCATATCATCAGACTTTAAGAAAATTTCCAGCTATTGTCCAACAGAATCCCCAATCCAACATCCAGTATCTAGTATCCAGTTCCCTATTTCCCTCCCATCCCATAATCAAAAAACTCCGATTTTGCTACCAATTGAATCCCCTGTAACTTGCACAGCTTTTTAATAACAGCACATATATGGTTGATCTTTCGAACTACGACCCTAACAGTGTAAGTAACCCTAACAATAATATATTCGGTTTACCTACAAAAGAAGAAGACTCGAAACTGGTTTTGGTACCTGTACCGTGGGAAGTAACGGTAAGCTATGGCACCAGCACTGCCCGTGCACCCGAAGCCATTTTTAAAGCCAGTATGCAGGTGGATCTTCACGATCCCGAATTCCCGGACGCATGGAAAGAAGGTTTCTATATGCGGGAAACCGATAAGAAAGTCCTGATGAAAAGTGATTACCTGCGCAAAGAAGCTGAACTGTATATTGATTATATAGCCGAAGGTGGTGTGGTAGGCGACAACCAGTTTATGACCAAGACACTGCGTGAAGTAAATGAAGGCAGTGTGTATATGAATAACTGGGTGTATGAACAAACGAAAGTGCTGCTGGAAAAAAATAAACTCGTTGGCCTTGTTGGCGGCGATCACAGTACCGTGCTGGGATTTTTTAAATCCATTGCTGATAAGCATGGCAGCTTCGGTGTACTGCAACTCGATGCACACTGCGACCTGCGTGATACCTATGAAGGTTTCAATTATTCGCATGCCAGCATTATGTATAATGCGCTAAAAGAAATTCCGCAACTGGAGAGGTTGATACAGGTAGGTGTCCGCGATTTCAGTCTCAGCGAGTGGGAGTATATCAAGAACAGCGATTTCCGTGTGGTTACCTATTTTGATAAAGAGATCAAGACGAGAATATTTGAAGGTGATACATGGAAAGGTATTTCGGAAGAGATCATCAGCAAGCTGCCCGATAAAGTGTTTATCAGTTTTGATATCGACGGGCTCGACCGTAAACTCTGCCCCTTTACCGGTACGCCGGTACCGGGTGGTTTCGAACTGGATCAGGTGTTTTATTTATTCAGCAAGCTGCATCGCAGCGGCAAGACCATTGTCGGTTTTGACCTGAATGAGGTTGGTATCGGCGGTGATACCGATTGGGATGCTAATGTAGGTTCAAGAGTATTGTTTAAGCTATGCAATTTGCTGGCAAGTGCTAAGTAGATAGTAAATACCGGATATTAGATATTGGATATTGAGACCAACTCCATTACTACTATCACCGCCTGTTGTGTCACTCACTTGTACTTCCTGTAATTCTATTCCGCATTTCAGGCCACAGAGAGCCGCAGAGGAATAGAGTTACACTGAGAAAATCTCTAAGGCCCTCTTTTAAATCTCTGTGGTACTCTGTGGGCAAAAATATTTTTAAAAGTCATGAATAAATATCCGGCTGAGTAATGCAAAAATTCGAATTGATAATAAAGAATGAGAAAGAAAAACTATATGCTGTCATTAGTTGGATCATTGTCATCAGCAATATTATTTTCTTCATTTTAATGACTGCATCAACCGGTTTTAAAAAATTCGGACCACTTATTTATGGATTAGTTACTATAGCTGCGATCATCATTCCCCGTTATTTTAAAAACCCAAAAGAGAAACCAACCTTAACACCTGCTTTTTTCATAATTGCCCTGGCATGGTTCAATACACAATACTGGTGGGTGGCTTTTATCATCTGTGCTTTTGAAATATTGGATTTGATTACGAGAAGAAAGTTGGTCGTTCATGTAAACGAGGAAAAGGTCATGTATCCTTCATTTCCTCAAAAAGAGATCAAATGGTTTGAACTAAGCAATCTCATTCTCAAAGACCGTTTACTGAGTATCGATTTAAAAAACAACAAACTTTACCAACATGAGATCATCAACGGCGAAAATGATCATGATATAGATGAAAAAGAATTCAACGACTTTTGCAAAGAGCAACTGAATAAAAGCGAACTTTATAAATATAATTGATGAGGTGTCGGGTGCGAGGTATTAGGTGCCGGGATGATAACTGATTTACACCTGATAACTCACAACAGACACCGGACAACTGATAACAAACAAACATGAACCTCTCTCACTCACCATACATTCTCTATTCTGATGGCAAGGGAAATATTTTCGAAGACCAGTCACTCTATACAACCGGCCGTAGCGGATGGGATGCATTTCCTATTCCTGAAGAAGATTGGATCGAATTACCGGATGGTGGTTCACTATACGAATTACCGGGAAGAAAAGGAATTGGGATCGATGTAAAGACGGGTGAAATGCGTTTATGTGAAAAAGGATGGGCTGTTGCTGCATTTATTCCACCGGCACATACAGGATTGTATCTAGCTGCTTATGAATCAGAAAAAGATGCGCCGGTGCTCCCTTTGTTTTGTTATACAGCAACAGGCTGGCATGATAATAAGTTTTATGTACCCGCTGTAAGAATTGAGCAGGATATAAGACAGGAGTGTTCAGGTTACGATCAAACAAAAATTAAAAGTGGCGCACAGCATTTATTAAAAGCTTATCCGCATAATCGTTTGGTAAAACACCTGATGGAAAATTGCTGTCTTACTTATAATTGTCCTGCTGCAAGAAACTTTTCATTGGGCAGATGGGAATGCCCGGTACCTGCATCACCTGCATGCAATGCAAATTGTGTTGGTTGCATTTCTTTACAACCTGACGAAGAACCGATCGTTTCAACACAAGATCGCTTATCATTCAAACCAACAGCAGAGGAAATTGTTGAGTTTACAGTTCCGCACCTTGAAACAGCGCCATACCCTTTAATAAGTTTTGGCCAGGGATGTGAAGGCGAGCCGTTGCTGATGTGGGATGTTCTCCGCGATGCAATTATTGAAATAAGAAAACATACAAAGAAAGGAAGCATCAATATCAATACAAATGGTTCTAACCCTGAAGCAGTAAAAGCATTATGCGAAGCAGGATTAAATTCACTGCGCCTAAGCACTAACTCAGCACGCAGGGAAATTTATATGCCTTACTACCGGCCAAACAATTATGATTTTGATGATATCATTGAAAGCCTGAAAGTAGTAACCAGTTACGGCGGTTGGACATCTATCAACTATTTTGTTTTCCCTGGCATGACGGATAGTGTTGCTGAATATGAAGCGCTACGCAAGCTGATTAAAGAAACAGGACTGAAGATGATACAGTGGCGCAATTTTAA contains:
- a CDS encoding DUF748 domain-containing protein — its product is MKRKLPLKKKILRVAGIFLVLIIAGSIFLYYTLNRRLTDALIKSFNENIVSDVYELKFEKLSVNLLKGDVEVYNVELQPRKKPLVNYPYINSSFRLTTKKMELKNVQILTLLKSKKLKLEKIIIIEPEVESTIAGKRTVFFPFKDTVAGSTENNTKHSIESYFLKEFDMVDASIHATDTIKGQDFRVKEFNISLRDILIDQQPGRDLISYLHFNLLIGEFTGSLKKEALRNVNFKDFKINIDSLHVEQTLDTLTYRFTDFNTGLKKLDIQTADSLRHFALQSFDLSYKDKSIKLNDVIYRSNVSQATIQADFKYQNTQFTGTVGTLNLLGVNFDTLVYTGKIFIDEIILDKISATVYSDKTKPVDPNNFPQYLGQSVKDIGSPLLIKKIKATNINLVNKERNPDGTYITTNLNRGAATVKNITNLSSSEMLMLNIDTYIENKASLNINFGFSYQQPQFTFNGSIGKFDLPGLNKLIQGYTPATVNKGTVDGITFSGTGNRTSSTGTMKFLFHDLNISMELPDKAKWKNSLLTFSANTFLPSANPAKATLPPRVVQFNAERNMNKSFINFTIKSIMAGLKETMKMSKENKKAFREEKKEARKEAKKEKKEERKKQ
- a CDS encoding agmatinase family protein, encoding MVDLSNYDPNSVSNPNNNIFGLPTKEEDSKLVLVPVPWEVTVSYGTSTARAPEAIFKASMQVDLHDPEFPDAWKEGFYMRETDKKVLMKSDYLRKEAELYIDYIAEGGVVGDNQFMTKTLREVNEGSVYMNNWVYEQTKVLLEKNKLVGLVGGDHSTVLGFFKSIADKHGSFGVLQLDAHCDLRDTYEGFNYSHASIMYNALKEIPQLERLIQVGVRDFSLSEWEYIKNSDFRVVTYFDKEIKTRIFEGDTWKGISEEIISKLPDKVFISFDIDGLDRKLCPFTGTPVPGGFELDQVFYLFSKLHRSGKTIVGFDLNEVGIGGDTDWDANVGSRVLFKLCNLLASAK
- a CDS encoding radical SAM protein, which encodes MNLSHSPYILYSDGKGNIFEDQSLYTTGRSGWDAFPIPEEDWIELPDGGSLYELPGRKGIGIDVKTGEMRLCEKGWAVAAFIPPAHTGLYLAAYESEKDAPVLPLFCYTATGWHDNKFYVPAVRIEQDIRQECSGYDQTKIKSGAQHLLKAYPHNRLVKHLMENCCLTYNCPAARNFSLGRWECPVPASPACNANCVGCISLQPDEEPIVSTQDRLSFKPTAEEIVEFTVPHLETAPYPLISFGQGCEGEPLLMWDVLRDAIIEIRKHTKKGSININTNGSNPEAVKALCEAGLNSLRLSTNSARREIYMPYYRPNNYDFDDIIESLKVVTSYGGWTSINYFVFPGMTDSVAEYEALRKLIKETGLKMIQWRNFNIDPDWYLGKIGVTDTGECMGVKQLMELLREEFADLKFGYFNPSIERIKGNFEMDFAH